A single region of the Panulirus ornatus isolate Po-2019 chromosome 17, ASM3632096v1, whole genome shotgun sequence genome encodes:
- the LOC139754534 gene encoding chloride intracellular channel exl-1-like, translated as MGSVGQPPVVVAAGAAANGREEVTVYVKAGVDGERMGACPFCQRVFMVLLIKSQHNLLRFKVITTNPAKPPPEFKALGLKHVPALIHGDDGYDALDDIIQYLDTKFPGGGLEYCNPEADLATKDFFSKFCFYIKAVNQDPSKLDQALQKLNSFLEKSTSITNGLTNGDSNHQHDEEEEEDCLPEAQVQFLCGNRLTHLDCEVLPKLQHLRVAAKILKDYDIPTNLRGFWRFLHAAYTHPVFVRTCPCDQEIILHWHDRPETPKLSHKKHSVIAKEKPKYSFDVPVHASVVTVVDE; from the exons ATGGGCAGCGTGGGCCAGCcgcctgtggtggtggcggccggtGCGGCGGCCAACGGACGGGAGGAGGTCACCGTCTATGTCAAGGCAGGCGTTGACGGGGAGAGAATGGGCGCGTGTCCCTTCTGCCAGAGAGTCTTCATGGTCCTCCTCATCAAGTCACAACACAACCTTCTCAGATTTAAG GTTATCACAACAAATCCAGCCAAGCCTCCACCAGAGTTTAAAGCCTTAGGACTTAAGCATGTTCCTGCCCTTAtccatggtgatgatggttatgatgcttTGGACGACATCATTCAGTACCTTGACACAAA GTTTCCTGGAGGTGGACTAGAGTATTGCAATCCTGAAGCTGACCTCGCCACCAAAGACTTCTTCTCAAAGTTCTGCTTTTACATTAAGGCAGTCAACCAAGATCCTTCCAAATTAGATCAGGCCCTACAGAAACTTAACAGTTTTCTGGAGAAATCCACATCTATCACTAATGGCCTTACCAATGGTGATAGCAACCATCAG cacgatgaagaagaagaggaggactgTCTTCCTGAGGCCCAAGTGCAATTTCTATGCGGCAACCGACTGACACACTTGGACTGTGAGGTCCTCCCAAAATTGCAACACCTTCGAGTTGCAGCAAAGATTTTAAAGGATTATGATATTCCCACCAACCTTAGGGGTTTCTGGAG ATTCCTCCATGCAGCATACACTCATCCCGTGTTTGTACGAACCTGCCCATGTGATCAAGAAATTATTCTCCACTGGCATGACAGACCAGAGACTCCTAAACTATCACATAAAAAGCACTCAGTCATTGCTAAAGAAAAGCCAAAGTATTCATTTGATGTACCTGTTCATGCTTCAGTTGTAACAGTGGTAGATGAATAA